The following proteins are encoded in a genomic region of Devosia lucknowensis:
- a CDS encoding ATP-binding protein has protein sequence MSVKTKDNLGRIADALETIARAMTGDDTHRDYVLGAANAYHWQGEDGTMLPVNKVSRVPLAMLRGIDHVRDLLLANTEQFARGHGANNALLWGARGMGKSSLVKAIHADIEARDGFERLVLVEIAREDLETLPALMRMISGQPARFIVFCDDLSFDSGETSYKSLKTILDGGLEGRPDNVLFYATSNRRHLMPRDMIDNERSTAINPGEAVEEKVSLSDRFGLWLGFHNSDQDNYLAMVSGYADYYGLGIDRETLRARAIEWAATRGARSGRVAIQLVRTLAGEEGKVV, from the coding sequence TTGTCGGTGAAAACCAAAGATAATCTGGGCAGGATTGCCGATGCGCTGGAAACCATAGCGCGCGCCATGACCGGGGACGACACCCATCGCGATTATGTGCTCGGCGCCGCCAACGCCTATCATTGGCAGGGTGAAGACGGCACGATGCTGCCAGTAAATAAGGTATCGCGCGTGCCCCTGGCGATGCTCAGGGGCATAGACCACGTCCGCGACCTGTTGCTGGCCAATACCGAACAATTCGCGCGCGGGCACGGCGCCAACAATGCCCTGCTCTGGGGCGCGCGCGGCATGGGCAAAAGTTCGCTGGTCAAGGCAATCCACGCCGATATCGAGGCCCGCGACGGGTTCGAGAGGCTGGTGCTCGTCGAAATTGCCCGGGAAGATCTCGAGACCCTCCCTGCCCTCATGCGCATGATATCGGGGCAACCGGCACGCTTCATCGTCTTTTGCGACGACCTCAGCTTCGACAGCGGAGAGACCAGCTACAAGTCGCTCAAGACTATTCTCGATGGAGGCCTCGAGGGCCGGCCGGACAATGTGCTGTTCTATGCAACATCCAACCGGCGCCACCTGATGCCGCGCGACATGATCGACAACGAGCGTTCCACCGCGATCAATCCTGGTGAGGCGGTCGAGGAAAAGGTGTCGCTTTCGGATCGATTCGGGTTGTGGCTCGGTTTCCACAATTCCGACCAGGACAATTACCTTGCGATGGTGTCAGGTTATGCCGACTATTACGGCCTTGGCATCGATCGCGAGACTTTGCGCGCGCGCGCCATCGAGTGGGCGGCGACGCGCGGCGCCAGATCCGGCCGCGTTGCCATTCAATTGGTGCGCACCCTTGCCGGTGAAGAGGGCAAGGTGGTCTGA
- a CDS encoding Mth938-like domain-containing protein, whose translation MISDITSAHFPQQVGIDAYGNGGFRFAEMSHKGSLLCLPNGMSGWSVSSPAELTLASLQPVLDQADDIDVLLIGLGTDIVAIDPAIRTALRERRIIVEPTQTGGAIRTYNVLLAEERAVAAALIAVENAR comes from the coding sequence ATGATCAGCGACATCACCAGTGCCCACTTTCCCCAGCAGGTCGGCATCGACGCGTATGGGAATGGCGGATTTCGGTTCGCCGAAATGTCCCACAAGGGCTCGTTGCTCTGCCTGCCCAATGGGATGTCCGGATGGTCGGTTTCGTCGCCGGCCGAACTGACGCTCGCCAGCCTCCAGCCCGTCCTCGATCAGGCCGATGACATCGACGTGCTTCTGATCGGCCTTGGCACGGACATCGTGGCCATCGATCCCGCCATCCGCACCGCCTTGCGCGAACGCAGGATCATCGTCGAACCCACCCAGACTGGCGGGGCGATCCGCACCTACAACGTCCTTCTGGCCGAGGAGCGTGCCGTTGCGGCCGCCCTCATCGCCGTGGAGAATGCCCGCTGA
- the surE gene encoding 5'/3'-nucleotidase SurE — protein sequence MSLRILITNDDGIDAPGIAIMAEIAAAISDDVWVVAPDGNQSGAGHRFSFGRELALEEHGHRRFAVTGGSPADCVVVGMTHLLADRPADLVLSGVNAGQNLGDIVNCSGTAAGAREGVLQGAIGIAMSQSMDYEVTHSPDWTNASRFGAEVVDAIVAAHRGDDVFYNVNFPFCGVSEVAGLVAVPHQRFSRSPIRHYPSDNAGRFFMAIPETPKPLDPKADFEVLRRGNAITVTPFALQQTHQGALERLGSIELKKAR from the coding sequence ATGAGCTTGCGCATCCTCATCACCAATGACGACGGCATAGACGCGCCCGGCATTGCCATCATGGCCGAGATCGCGGCGGCGATTTCCGACGATGTCTGGGTTGTTGCGCCCGATGGCAATCAGTCCGGGGCAGGGCATCGGTTCAGCTTCGGGCGCGAACTCGCGCTTGAGGAGCATGGCCATCGCCGATTTGCCGTCACCGGCGGATCGCCCGCCGATTGCGTGGTCGTGGGTATGACCCATCTGCTGGCCGACAGACCGGCGGACCTTGTCCTGTCAGGCGTCAATGCCGGCCAGAACCTGGGCGATATCGTCAATTGCTCCGGCACAGCGGCAGGCGCCCGGGAAGGCGTGCTTCAGGGCGCGATCGGCATCGCCATGAGCCAGTCGATGGACTACGAGGTGACGCATAGCCCCGATTGGACGAACGCCAGCCGATTCGGCGCCGAGGTCGTTGACGCGATCGTCGCTGCGCACCGTGGCGACGACGTCTTCTATAACGTCAACTTTCCTTTCTGCGGCGTCTCGGAAGTGGCAGGGCTCGTCGCCGTGCCGCATCAGCGCTTCTCGCGCTCGCCCATCCGGCACTATCCGAGCGACAATGCCGGTCGGTTCTTCATGGCAATTCCGGAAACGCCGAAGCCGCTTGATCCAAAGGCAGACTTCGAAGTCCTGCGTCGCGGCAACGCCATCACGGTCACGCCCTTTGCTCTGCAGCAGACTCACCAGGGCGCTCTTGAGCGGCTGGGGAGCATCGAGCTGAAGAAGGCTCGGTAA
- the serS gene encoding serine--tRNA ligase, which yields MFDIKWIRDNPEAFDKAMSARKNVSVHSADIVALDERRRKAIQTLNELQETRNKVSKEIGQAMAKGEKDRAEELKARVITSKAETQDWEKAERDLNAELAALLSSIPNVPLDDVPVGNDEHDNVAYFGPNGSPETAARARPPKPSFAFAPKEHFDIGVAEKDMDFEVAAKLSGSRFVVLKGQLARLERALGQFMLDLHTTEHGYMEVQPPVLVRDEAMYGTGQLPKFDGDFFFTQHGDSRLALIPTAEVPLTNMVRESILAEEELPLRFTALTPCFRSEAGSAGRDTRGMLRQHQFNKVELVAITTPEEGENEHERMLVAAETVLQKLGLHYRVMKLCTGDMGFGARRTYDMEVWLPGQDTYREISSVSVCGDFQARRMEARYRPAGEKQAPRYVHTLNGSGTALGRCLIAVLENYQQEDGSVFIPEALQPYMGGLKSIGRRA from the coding sequence ATGTTTGATATCAAGTGGATCCGAGACAATCCCGAAGCCTTCGACAAAGCTATGTCGGCGCGCAAGAATGTCTCCGTCCACTCCGCCGACATCGTCGCGCTCGACGAACGCCGTCGCAAGGCAATCCAGACGCTCAACGAACTCCAGGAAACCCGCAACAAGGTCTCCAAGGAGATCGGCCAGGCGATGGCCAAGGGCGAAAAGGATCGCGCCGAGGAATTGAAGGCGAGGGTAATCACCTCCAAGGCCGAAACCCAGGACTGGGAAAAGGCCGAACGCGACCTCAACGCCGAACTGGCGGCACTCCTCTCCAGCATTCCCAACGTTCCCCTCGATGACGTGCCCGTCGGCAACGATGAGCACGACAACGTCGCCTATTTCGGCCCGAACGGTTCGCCCGAAACCGCGGCGCGCGCCCGTCCGCCCAAGCCATCCTTCGCCTTCGCTCCCAAGGAGCATTTTGACATCGGCGTCGCCGAGAAGGATATGGATTTCGAAGTTGCCGCCAAGCTGTCTGGCAGCCGCTTCGTGGTCCTCAAGGGTCAGCTTGCACGCCTCGAACGGGCTCTTGGCCAATTCATGCTCGATCTGCACACCACCGAGCACGGCTACATGGAAGTGCAGCCGCCTGTTCTGGTGCGCGACGAAGCCATGTACGGCACCGGGCAATTGCCCAAGTTCGATGGCGATTTTTTCTTCACCCAGCATGGCGACAGCCGGCTGGCGCTTATCCCCACGGCAGAGGTTCCGCTCACCAACATGGTTCGCGAATCCATTCTTGCCGAGGAAGAACTCCCTCTGCGTTTCACCGCGCTAACGCCCTGTTTCCGCTCCGAAGCGGGGTCGGCCGGTCGCGACACTCGCGGCATGCTGCGCCAGCATCAGTTCAACAAGGTTGAGCTGGTCGCCATCACTACGCCGGAAGAAGGCGAGAACGAACACGAGCGCATGCTCGTCGCCGCTGAAACCGTGCTCCAGAAACTCGGCCTGCACTACCGCGTGATGAAGCTGTGCACGGGCGACATGGGGTTCGGCGCCCGCCGCACCTACGACATGGAAGTCTGGCTGCCGGGGCAGGACACCTATCGTGAAATCTCGTCCGTGTCGGTCTGCGGCGATTTCCAGGCCCGTCGCATGGAAGCGCGCTATCGTCCGGCTGGCGAAAAGCAGGCTCCGCGTTACGTGCACACACTCAACGGTTCGGGCACAGCCCTGGGTCGTTGCCTTATCGCCGTGCTCGAAAACTATCAGCAGGAAGACGGGTCGGTCTTCATCCCAGAAGCGCTCCAGCCCTATATGGGCGGTCTCAAGTCCATCGGCCGGCGCGCATGA
- the yajC gene encoding preprotein translocase subunit YajC, which translates to MFVTPAYAQDAVGAPGGMADIFIQLMPIALLVVIFWLLIFRPQQKRLKAQQAMLSAIRRGDTVVTTGGIVGKVTKAVDGEDLEIEISQGVKVKVVRGMVADVRSKSEPVNDNKPA; encoded by the coding sequence ATGTTTGTAACGCCCGCCTATGCGCAGGATGCCGTTGGAGCCCCAGGCGGGATGGCCGACATCTTCATCCAGCTCATGCCGATCGCCCTTCTGGTCGTCATTTTCTGGTTGCTGATCTTCCGCCCTCAGCAGAAGCGCCTCAAGGCCCAGCAAGCCATGCTGTCCGCTATCCGTCGCGGCGACACGGTCGTGACCACCGGTGGTATCGTCGGTAAGGTCACCAAGGCTGTCGATGGTGAAGATCTCGAAATTGAGATCTCCCAGGGCGTGAAGGTCAAGGTGGTGCGCGGCATGGTGGCGGATGTCCGCTCCAAGTCCGAACCGGTTAACGACAACAAGCCGGCCTAA
- a CDS encoding YiiD C-terminal domain-containing protein translates to MTPQALVAYLHEHIPLSRAMDVSVLLASAEEVVLEAPLNPNINVHGTMFGGSVGVLGLLAAWSVLHLRLEAEGIANQLVIHKTETEYLRPIGGTARAVARLDGADWGGFIHTLQRRHKARLTVSADLEYAGELAARLRGEFVSILEG, encoded by the coding sequence ATGACACCTCAGGCACTCGTCGCCTATCTGCACGAGCACATCCCGCTCTCGCGAGCGATGGATGTGTCGGTGCTGTTGGCCAGTGCAGAAGAGGTGGTACTCGAAGCGCCGCTCAATCCGAATATCAATGTGCACGGCACGATGTTCGGAGGCAGTGTCGGCGTTCTGGGCCTGCTGGCGGCGTGGTCGGTTCTGCATCTGCGGCTCGAAGCCGAAGGCATTGCCAACCAGCTGGTGATCCACAAGACTGAGACGGAGTATCTGCGACCCATCGGTGGCACGGCGCGGGCCGTGGCTCGGCTGGACGGCGCGGACTGGGGTGGTTTTATCCATACCCTGCAGCGGCGTCACAAGGCGCGGCTGACGGTTTCGGCCGATCTCGAATATGCCGGTGAGCTCGCGGCGCGGCTGCGTGGGGAGTTCGTGTCGATCTTGGAGGGATAG
- the secD gene encoding protein translocase subunit SecD: MNQSPFRVFVILFVTLAGILLAAPNFLPKSVQEALPGWLPQPGLVLGLDLQGGSHLLLEVDRTGIVEQRLSDIRRDARNVLANQNAIGNIITTDLATNSIQIELTDPTQKAAAETAIQGLQNNLSNSLFGAGTGVNEMSFGETADGKLTITLTDEGITQRMSSLVAQSIEVIRSRIDELGTTEPTIQRQGDTRVMVQVPGFGDSTRLKNIISQTARLTFHMVYPGMTPAQAEAQGLPVGTMIVPTQEGGQELLYEDVAIGGESLVDAQPAYDQQRGIPVVSFKFDTRGAIAFGDITARNVGQRFAIVLDDTVITAPVIQQPITGGSGQISGSFTTASANDLAVLLRAGALPASLNVIEERTVDASLGADSIQAGFTAGVVASVLVLSFMVIAYGLWGVFANVSLILNIILIFAALSTLGATLTLPGIAGIVLTIGMAVDANVLIYERMREEQRSGKSPLQAINAGFERAWGTIIDSHLTQLVAAVVLYFMGSGPIQGFAVTLGLGILTSLFTSYTVTSYQVNLWYKRTRPKTLKIQHFRFIPDGTKIPFMKISRYVIALSIIMSLVSIGSAFTKGFNLGIDFVGGTAIEVQHVGGPADVGQVRELLTGLDLGEIQVQGFGTPQDVLVRVQAQEGGQSADQVAVQKVQDALASDNYEVRRTEAVSGTVSGELAWTGTIAVIIALFCILIYIWFRFEWQFAMAAVTTTSHDIIMTIGLFSLTGLEFNLSSIAAVLTLVGLSLNETVVVSDRVRENLRKYRSMPLPELIDLSINQTIVRTSLTQFTVLLALVPLVLFGGEALRSFTIAMTFGSLVGMYSSVIINGPILINFGLKQKSEEEEAAEEKKKIKSNDGASV, translated from the coding sequence ATGAACCAGTCGCCGTTCCGCGTATTCGTAATCCTGTTCGTGACCCTTGCCGGCATCCTGCTGGCGGCACCGAATTTTCTGCCCAAAAGCGTTCAGGAAGCCTTGCCAGGCTGGTTGCCGCAGCCGGGGCTCGTTCTGGGTCTGGATCTGCAGGGCGGCTCGCACCTGCTCCTGGAAGTGGATCGCACCGGCATTGTCGAGCAGCGGCTGAGCGACATCCGTCGCGACGCGCGCAACGTCCTGGCCAATCAGAATGCCATCGGCAACATCATCACCACCGATCTGGCGACCAACTCGATCCAGATCGAGCTGACCGACCCGACCCAGAAGGCCGCGGCCGAAACCGCGATTCAGGGCCTGCAGAACAACCTCAGCAATTCGCTGTTCGGCGCCGGAACGGGCGTCAACGAGATGAGTTTCGGCGAAACGGCAGACGGCAAGCTTACCATTACGCTTACTGACGAAGGCATTACCCAGCGCATGAGCTCGCTGGTGGCCCAGTCCATCGAGGTGATCCGCTCGCGCATCGACGAGCTGGGCACGACCGAGCCGACCATCCAGCGCCAGGGCGACACCCGCGTGATGGTTCAGGTGCCCGGTTTCGGCGATTCGACACGCCTCAAGAACATCATTTCGCAGACCGCGCGTCTCACCTTCCACATGGTCTATCCGGGGATGACCCCGGCACAGGCCGAGGCCCAGGGCCTGCCCGTCGGCACCATGATCGTGCCGACGCAGGAAGGTGGGCAGGAACTGCTCTACGAAGACGTGGCGATCGGTGGCGAGTCCCTGGTTGATGCCCAGCCGGCCTACGACCAGCAGCGCGGCATCCCTGTGGTGAGCTTCAAGTTCGATACCCGCGGCGCAATCGCTTTCGGCGACATTACGGCCCGCAATGTCGGCCAGCGCTTCGCCATCGTTCTAGACGACACCGTCATCACTGCGCCCGTTATCCAGCAGCCGATCACCGGCGGCTCGGGCCAGATCAGCGGTAGTTTCACCACTGCGTCGGCCAACGACCTCGCTGTGCTGCTGCGCGCCGGCGCGCTGCCTGCCAGCCTGAACGTGATCGAAGAACGCACGGTGGACGCCAGTCTTGGCGCCGACTCCATCCAGGCCGGTTTCACCGCCGGCGTCGTGGCATCGGTGCTCGTCCTCTCCTTCATGGTCATCGCTTATGGCCTTTGGGGTGTCTTCGCCAACGTCTCGCTGATCCTCAACATCATCCTGATCTTCGCCGCGCTGTCGACGCTTGGCGCCACGCTGACCTTGCCTGGTATCGCCGGTATCGTTCTGACCATCGGTATGGCTGTCGACGCCAACGTGCTGATCTACGAGCGAATGCGCGAAGAGCAGCGCTCCGGTAAATCGCCGCTTCAAGCCATCAATGCCGGCTTTGAACGCGCCTGGGGCACCATTATCGACTCGCACCTGACCCAGCTGGTCGCTGCCGTCGTGCTCTACTTCATGGGTTCGGGCCCGATCCAGGGGTTCGCCGTGACGCTTGGCCTTGGCATTCTCACCTCGCTCTTCACGTCCTACACGGTCACGTCCTACCAGGTGAACCTGTGGTACAAGCGCACCCGTCCCAAGACCCTCAAGATCCAGCATTTCCGCTTCATTCCGGACGGCACCAAGATTCCGTTCATGAAGATTTCGCGCTACGTGATCGCCCTGTCGATCATCATGTCGCTGGTTTCAATCGGGTCCGCATTCACCAAGGGCTTCAATCTCGGCATCGACTTTGTGGGCGGAACCGCCATCGAAGTCCAGCATGTCGGTGGCCCGGCCGATGTCGGCCAGGTGCGCGAACTGCTGACCGGTCTCGACCTGGGCGAAATTCAGGTCCAGGGCTTTGGTACGCCGCAGGACGTGCTTGTGCGCGTGCAGGCTCAGGAAGGCGGCCAGTCTGCCGACCAGGTCGCCGTGCAGAAGGTTCAGGACGCGCTTGCCAGCGACAATTACGAAGTGCGTCGCACCGAAGCGGTGAGCGGCACCGTCTCGGGCGAATTGGCCTGGACCGGCACCATCGCCGTCATCATCGCGCTCTTCTGTATCCTGATCTACATCTGGTTCCGCTTCGAATGGCAGTTCGCCATGGCGGCCGTCACCACCACGTCGCACGACATCATCATGACCATCGGTCTGTTCTCGCTGACGGGGCTCGAGTTCAACCTCAGTTCCATCGCGGCGGTGCTCACCCTTGTCGGTCTGTCGCTCAACGAAACCGTGGTCGTGTCCGACCGCGTGCGTGAAAACCTGCGCAAATATCGAAGCATGCCATTGCCTGAATTGATCGACCTTTCGATCAACCAGACGATCGTGCGAACCTCGTTGACGCAGTTCACCGTGCTTCTCGCTCTCGTGCCGCTGGTGCTGTTTGGCGGCGAGGCTCTGCGCAGCTTTACCATTGCCATGACCTTCGGTTCGCTCGTGGGCATGTACTCTTCGGTCATCATCAACGGCCCGATCCTCATCAATTTCGGTCTCAAGCAGAAGAGCGAAGAGGAAGAGGCCGCCGAGGAAAAGAAGAAGATCAAGTCCAACGACGGCGCTTCGGTCTGA
- a CDS encoding phytoene/squalene synthase family protein, producing MAEDSCTHAGQTLRDMDHDRFLATLVVPQTARPGITALYAFNADVAAIRERVSGPQPGEIRLQWWNDTLIGDGHGAVRQNPLADALLTTIETYALPVGTLQRLIGARRFDLYDDPMPDLETFEGYAGETASTLLQLSAMILNGGRPVEQGDAAGHLGVAQAMIGHLRAFGRVSAQGRIMLPWSILEANGVREAEIFAGQDSEGLHAALSQIAELAGSHLAKAQTAIATLPASLRPAFAITAVLEQQVLAWQRHAAGAFSVPTEEASWRKIARLTWWALRNR from the coding sequence ATGGCGGAAGACAGCTGCACCCACGCCGGTCAGACGCTGCGGGATATGGACCATGACCGGTTTCTCGCAACGCTGGTCGTGCCGCAGACCGCCCGCCCGGGCATCACGGCACTATATGCTTTCAATGCCGATGTCGCCGCGATCAGGGAGCGCGTGTCGGGTCCCCAGCCGGGCGAAATACGCCTGCAGTGGTGGAATGACACTCTTATCGGTGATGGTCATGGCGCAGTTCGCCAGAACCCGCTCGCCGACGCGCTGCTGACCACCATCGAGACCTATGCTCTCCCCGTCGGTACGCTTCAGCGCCTGATCGGCGCGAGGCGCTTCGACCTCTACGACGATCCCATGCCGGATCTTGAAACCTTCGAAGGTTATGCCGGGGAAACGGCATCCACCCTGCTGCAGCTTTCGGCCATGATCCTCAATGGCGGCCGACCGGTGGAGCAGGGGGATGCGGCGGGCCACCTCGGCGTTGCTCAGGCCATGATCGGACACCTGCGTGCCTTCGGCCGCGTGTCGGCGCAGGGTCGCATCATGTTGCCCTGGTCCATCCTCGAAGCCAACGGCGTCCGCGAAGCGGAAATCTTTGCTGGCCAGGACAGCGAGGGGCTGCACGCGGCCCTCAGCCAGATCGCCGAACTCGCCGGGAGCCATCTGGCCAAGGCCCAAACGGCCATCGCCACGCTGCCGGCATCGCTGCGCCCCGCCTTTGCCATCACAGCTGTGCTTGAGCAGCAGGTGTTGGCCTGGCAGCGGCATGCGGCAGGCGCCTTCTCGGTGCCGACCGAAGAGGCCAGTTGGCGAAAGATCGCTCGGCTGACCTGGTGGGCATTGCGGAACCGGTAA
- the tatC gene encoding twin-arginine translocase subunit TatC, producing MMADTKSEQIEDKSKAEPQDELAGSEAPLLDHLIELRKRLIHSAIAIVVLMIVCFLFAGQIFDILLNPYRSIYPNPGDMELIYTAPQEFFFTQLNLAFFGAVFIGFPYLATQIYAFVSPGLYKHERKALVPYLVATPVFFLLGAAMVYFVVLPMALGFFAGMQTEEIKLLAKVSEYLALAMTLILAFGICFQLPVVLTLLAQLDLVGVEQLKKGRRYAIVGILIVAAFITPPDPISQIGLALPMYGLYELAILSVRMVEKRRKAALAAQEAEQAKEA from the coding sequence ATGATGGCAGACACCAAGTCGGAGCAGATCGAAGACAAGTCCAAGGCTGAGCCACAGGACGAACTGGCCGGAAGCGAGGCGCCACTGCTCGATCATCTGATCGAGCTCCGCAAACGCCTCATTCACAGCGCCATCGCCATTGTCGTGCTGATGATCGTCTGCTTCCTGTTTGCCGGACAAATCTTCGACATCCTGCTCAACCCGTACCGCTCGATCTACCCCAATCCGGGCGACATGGAGCTGATCTATACGGCGCCGCAGGAATTCTTCTTCACCCAGCTCAACCTCGCTTTTTTCGGCGCCGTCTTCATCGGCTTTCCCTATCTGGCGACGCAGATCTACGCTTTCGTATCCCCTGGCCTCTACAAGCATGAGCGCAAGGCGCTGGTGCCTTACCTGGTCGCCACGCCGGTTTTCTTCCTGCTGGGCGCAGCGATGGTCTATTTCGTCGTGCTGCCGATGGCCCTCGGCTTTTTCGCCGGCATGCAGACCGAAGAGATCAAGCTTCTCGCCAAAGTTTCGGAATATCTTGCCCTCGCCATGACGCTGATCCTGGCTTTCGGCATCTGTTTCCAGTTGCCGGTCGTGTTGACGCTCCTCGCCCAGCTCGATCTCGTGGGCGTGGAACAGCTCAAGAAGGGCCGTCGCTATGCCATCGTCGGCATCCTGATCGTGGCGGCGTTCATCACGCCTCCCGATCCGATTTCCCAGATCGGCCTGGCCCTGCCCATGTACGGCCTCTACGAGCTTGCCATCCTTTCGGTGCGCATGGTCGAGAAGCGCCGCAAGGCTGCCCTGGCTGCGCAGGAAGCGGAACAGGCCAAAGAGGCTTAA
- a CDS encoding M23 family metallopeptidase, translating into MPAQQNLAPLPAAPAAVAMGTPSNAALPVNSAVPVQAAANTNAYTHTIASGESLYTIARKYDVTTQALVHANGLSSPDKIVVGQKIIIPGRADLVGTAPVQVASAAPQASVAGLPSDRPANLAGGNVLQAATTPAPAATAPAPAPVEAAPAAPVQVATAPAAEPTPSGNDKFRWPVSGRIITDFAASRGTGINIDVPEGSSVKAAENGTVIYVGSGVEGYGNLVLVRHPNGYVSAYAHLKDMSVAKGATVNRGDSLGTVGQTGSVSRPQLHFELRKGATPVDPVPLLAS; encoded by the coding sequence ATGCCCGCACAGCAAAACCTTGCCCCTCTGCCGGCGGCTCCCGCTGCCGTTGCCATGGGCACCCCGTCCAATGCCGCTCTCCCGGTCAATTCCGCCGTGCCGGTCCAGGCCGCGGCAAATACCAACGCCTACACGCACACCATTGCCAGCGGCGAGTCGCTCTACACGATTGCACGCAAGTACGACGTGACCACGCAGGCTCTCGTTCATGCCAACGGCCTGAGCTCGCCCGACAAGATCGTCGTCGGTCAGAAGATCATCATTCCCGGCCGTGCCGATCTCGTTGGTACCGCTCCGGTACAGGTCGCCAGCGCCGCGCCGCAGGCTTCTGTCGCAGGTCTCCCGTCCGATCGTCCTGCCAATCTGGCTGGCGGCAATGTCCTTCAGGCCGCCACGACACCAGCCCCTGCAGCAACAGCGCCTGCTCCCGCTCCGGTTGAGGCTGCCCCCGCCGCTCCCGTCCAGGTTGCGACTGCTCCCGCGGCCGAGCCGACTCCGTCGGGCAATGACAAGTTCCGCTGGCCGGTTTCCGGTCGCATCATCACCGACTTCGCCGCGTCTCGTGGCACCGGCATCAATATCGACGTGCCCGAAGGCTCGAGCGTCAAGGCCGCCGAGAATGGCACCGTCATCTATGTCGGCTCCGGCGTCGAAGGGTACGGCAACCTGGTCCTCGTCCGCCATCCGAATGGCTACGTGTCTGCCTATGCCCATCTCAAGGACATGAGCGTCGCCAAGGGTGCCACGGTCAACCGCGGCGACTCGCTCGGCACCGTCGGCCAGACAGGCTCGGTTTCCCGTCCCCAGCTGCACTTCGAACTGCGCAAGGGTGCGACGCCGGTCGATCCGGTTCCGCTGCTCGCCAGCTAA